The Halobellus ruber nucleotide sequence AACGTCACCACGCACACTTTCGATCCGTCGCCGGAGGAACGCGACCTCTACGAGGCAGTCACCGACTACGTTCGGACGGCGTACCGCGAGAGTCAGGGCCAGAAGCTCGTCCTGATGACCCTCCAGAAGGAGGTCGTCAGCAGTCCCGCTGCACTCAAACAGACCGTCGAGCGCCAACTCGAAGGCGACGACGTGGAACCCGAGCACGTCGCCCCACTCAAGCAGATTCTGGAGCGGATCGACGCCATCGAGACGCCAACCAAGCTCGAACGCGTCCAGCGCATCACTCGCGAGGCTCGAGACCGCGTCGACAAGGGCCGGGTGATCGTCTTCACGCAGTTCCGGGCGACCCAACAGGAGTTGCTGGAGACACTCGACGACAAGGGCTACACCACGCATCCGTTCCACGGTGGCCACTCCAGCGACGAGAAGGAGGAAATCGTCGAGCGGTTCGAGGAGGAAGGCGGTGTCCTCGTCTCGACGGACGCGATGAACGAGGGGCGCAATCTCCAGTTCTGCAACGTGATGGTCAATTACGACCTGCCGTGGAACCCGATGAAGGTGGAACAGCGCATCGGGCGCATCCACCGGATCGGACAGGATCGCGAGGTCTACGTGTTCAACACCGCACTGAAAGATACCATCGAGGAATACGTGCTGGAACGGCTCTACCACAAGATCGACCTGTTCCAGCAGTCTGTCGGTGAACTGAGCGAGATCCTCACTCGGCTGGAGGAGACTGGTCGTAACTTCGAGGACGAAGTGTTCGAGCGGCTGGTCGAAGCGGACTCCGAGATCGAGCTAGAGAACGACTTCGACGCGATGGCCGTCGACCTGCAGGAGCAGCGCGACCTCGCCGACAAGGTCGAGGACTTCAACAGCGGTGTCTTCGAGGGGTTCGACTTGGGGGCCAGCGATGACTGACGCCGCCCTCGCGGTCACAGAGCGGGCTGTCGAGCGATTCACCGAGACCTACCTCAAGTCTCTCGGAGCCGAAATTACGAAGGAAGGACGCCAGTGGACGGTCAGCCTCCCCGAGGATGCCCCCACTGATCTGGAACTGGATGGGGCGGTACTGGAGATCATCGACGATCCGAACGATGTGGACGAGGGAGTCTTTGCCATCGCCCCAGAGAGTCCCTTCGTAGAGCGTTTGCTCGACGAAGCGGCCGATCGAACCCCCACTGGTTCACTAGCGCTAACTGGCGAGCGGGTAGACATCCAGCTCCCGCCGTGGCTGACTGATGGCCCGGTCGACGTTGTGGATCAGACGTTCACGCCGTACTACGACCGGCGGGCGGTCTGTGCGCTCTTTCACGTTGGAATCGAGACCGTCAGCGAATATCAGCGGGAAGAGCTTCACGCCGTCGCGATCGATCTCAACGATCACGAGGAGCGTCCCCGGCTCGCAGACACGTATCTTGAGTTGACCGACGACGAACAACCGGAACTCGACGAGGGGCGGGCTATCGACGAGCAGGAGCTGACGGACGCACTCGATGTTGCATATACCACCCTCGAAAACGAGCTATCGTCGACAGTACGAGAGACTCGCGAGCGGGCGACACGTGCCGCCGAGGTCGAGCTTGACGAGTATCGTCAGTTCGTACGCCAGCGACGTGACGAACTATCGGATGCGATCGATAACCTGACGACGCGAATAGAGGACGTGACCGAAACGATCGACACTGCCTCCCAACAGGAGGAACGCGTCGAGGCACTCCGGAAGCGGAAGGAACTCCGAGCAGAACGGGATGATCTCCGTTCCGAATTGGACGACTTGACCACTAAGATTGAAGCCGGATTCCCCGACAAGCGCCAAGAGATACAGGAGCGCCACGCCCTCACTGTTCGTTTGCGACCGGTGGCTGCGACAGCAGTTTCGTACGAACGTGGCGATCTCGATCTCACGCTTGGAGCTGACGAGACTACAATCTCGAAATCGTACGGATACGCCCTCGGTGTCGGCGTCGTAGAAGAAGTCGCCTGCGACAGATGTGGGCAACAACTGACAGCCGAGAACCCCCTTGAACTAGATGGGAAGCAAACAGTGGGAGCAGTCTGCTGTGACGATTGAGCGGTTAGTACCCCAGTCGATAGAGGAGAACATCTGAAGGGTGAGCGAGAACGCTTCCCGCCAGAGCATCGGTGGTTGACCCGGCGGTCGAAACGCCGAACGCACAGACGGAAGCCGGATCCCGATACCCAACGTCGATCAGAGTCTCTCGTAGCTCGGGCGCCAGCTCTGCCTTCCCCACATCGACTGTTGGCACCCCCGCATCGCGGAACGCCTCGAAAGCCGCCGATGTCCTCGACAACACGAGTTCGCCGGAGTGCAGGAAAGAAAACTCCTCGTCGAGGATTGCCAGCAACCGCTCTTGCCGATCAGGGTCGTCAACAACGTTTGCCCATTCAAGGTCATCCGAAGCTGTCTCACTGGAGTAGGTCTCGACGTCATTCTCGTCGAGAAGGTCGACAACATCGTCTGGGAATGCCGCTTCGGCCTGTCCACGGTAGAAGTCCCATACATCCGTCTTCTGTACGGTTGACCGTTCCTTGCTCGATAGGAGTTCGTGAAAGGTTGCGGGCACGTACAAGTCTCCAAGACGAGGTTCCGTGGGTGTCCGACCGAGTGTAGCCTGTGTCTGAGATGCGAAGACCGTCGAGTCGGCCAATCGTTCGAGAGAGCGGTTAGCAACGAGTAGTGACGGATCGAGCAGTACGTCGATCGGTGGTTGGAATTTGCGATCGAGTTCGGTTCGGAGTTGGTCGTTACCCGCGCTCATTGTCACGTCATTCAGTCCAACTCCTGATAAATCACGTCGTACTCTTTCAGGTACTGCTATCGAATGATGGGCTCTTCCTCGCCGTCGGGCTGCGCTTCGGCATAGTCCCGATCGATCAAGTCGACAATCTCGTCCTTCGAGAGGGGATCAATCTCGATGCGGTCGCCGTCAGCAGTGTAGAAGAGAGCCGTCGTGACGCGAGAGTCGGGAAATGCGGCCCGAACGACGTGATAATAGACGCTCAACTGCTTCCGGTACTCCGATTCGGCGTGGCGACCGAGGTCGGTCTTGTAGTCCACGATGTCGACCCGCTCCGCGGTGACGTGGAGCAGGTCGATGATCCCCGAGATGGTCACCTGCTGTTCCCCGACCGTCACCGGGAGGTAGGCGTTCTCCTCGGCTCGCAACTCGCCGTCGAGGGAGTCCAAAAACTCGGCGACGTGCCGTTCGTCTTTGTTCGACGGTTCGACGACCGCTCCCTCGGCATACTGTTCTGCGAAGTCGTGAACCTGATTCCCGAACTCGATCCCCCGACCCTCGTCAACATCGCTGAACACGCGGTCGTCCATCAGCGAGTGTGGGGACTGACCGGCCGGTATGTCGGGGACTGGAACGGATACCTGCAACCGGGACTGTTCCGTCCGCGTTGTCCCTGCCGCCTCCACATCGGGTTCGACCGTCTCGGGCTCCAGCGGCAGGTTCTCGAAGAGCGGACTGGGCGATGAACCCGCAGAGAACAGAACGTGGCTCTCAGCACGGGTGATCGCGACGTACATCAGCCGGCGCTCCTCGTCGTAATCACGGTTGAGACACTTCGAGAGAATGCGATATCGCCAGTTATCGTAGATGTGAGGGCGTCCGTGAGCATCCGCGTAGTGTTTCGTCTGCCGGAGTCCAACCGGATCCTCGTAGCGAATTCTGTCGGCTCCGCCACCCGACGGCGGGAAGCTGTACTGATTGATGTTCGCCAGAATGACGATCGGATGTTCGAGGCCCTTCGCGGCGTGGATCGTCTGGACGGTTATCGAGTCGCCACCGGGGTTGTCGTCCACGTCGTGGGTGGCGTCGGCCTCCAGACTCTGCTCCATGAAGCGAACGATGGCCCCGCGGTTGTGGGTCGTGCTGTCGAACGTTCCCTGCAATACCGCCACGAGTGCATCCGCGTAGGCGTCCTCGAAGCCGTATCGATCGAACACCAGCCGCGCGATCCCCCCAACAGTCTCGGCGCTGGCGAGCCGCTCCCGGAACGAGAGCATATTCGACGGATACGACTCGTTCTCGAGAATCGTCTTGACCTCGTCAAGTGTGTACCCTGCCTCTTCCAGCACGACCGCCCATCCGCGCTTTGAATGCCGGTCTTCGAGGAGGCGCAACCACGCCAGCAGAAGGATCGCCTGTTCGGTGCCGAACAGCTCGACACCGCCCTCGTAGGCGACCGGGATGTTGTACTCACGGGCGTGACTCTGCAGCTCACGACCGAACCGACGCGTCCGGGTCAAGACCGCGATATCCTCGTGAGAAGGAGGACGCAACTCACCGTCTTCGCCCTCGACAGCGTACTCACGATTGCCGACGATCTCCTGCACTCGCGTCAGAATGGCCTCGCACTCGTCGTCGCTCGTGAACGCCTCGATATTCGAGTTGTCGTGGTCGGTGGTGGCCGTCAGCGGTGTGATGTCGTCCTCGATATCGAGGTCGACCTCCTCGTTGCTCGTCGCCGGCAAGCCGAGACTGTGCCTCGAAAAGTTCAGTATCGACTGGGTCGAGCGGTAGTTCTTCTCCAGCTTGATCCCGGTCACGTCGTCGACGGGAAACGCGACCCGTTCGCTATCGCTGTTGAGTTCCCGCTTGTAGTTTCCGAGGCGTTCCTCGAACTGACGGATGTTGTCGACCGAGGCATACTGGAACCCGTAGATGCTCTGCTTCCAATCGCCCACCACGCAGAGGTTGTCCGTTCCCGCGAGCAACAGGGCGAGCTTGAACTGAATTTCGCTGGTGTCCTGAAACTCGTCGACCATCACGTGGTCGAACTGCACTGACTCCCGCAACGCGTGATCCTCACACAGCAACACGAAGGCGAACATCTGGAGGAAACTGAAGTTCAGATAGTTCTGGCGGAGTGCGAACTCGATGTACTCGAAATAGATGTCGTGGACGAATGCCTTCAGCGCGTCTCGCTCTTCGTCGAAGGCACGGTCGGCCCACTCGTGGTCGATACTCGGGTAGTTGTCCCGGAGTTCTGACTCGGCCGGGGCGTCGGGAAGGAAACAGCGGTCACGCTCGAATCCACTCAGATCATCGCGCAAATCGGACTGCGTCGGCCCGTTTGCGCCCTCGTTCGGCTCGTTTGCCGTCTCGAATAGCTCCTCGAAAGCCTCGAAATCACCATCGAGATAGGATTCTCCGTTCCGGTACCAGCCATCGGAAGTCGGGAAAATCCCTTTCGCAGCCAGTTCGCGGATCACTTCCAGCAGCGACGTGTTCTCCCGGAGGACACGGAGGAAGTCGTGATGTTCGGGATGCTCGTCGGCAAACTGCGATATGAACTCCCGGAACCGGTCTTCCTCGACCACCTCGTTTTCGAGCAGGCGCGTCGAGGACGTGATCCGATCGTCGACCCCGAGGTGTGTCGGAGCCGAGAACCCATCCCGGAGCAGTAACTCGTGACAGTGTCCGTGGAACGTGTTGATGGGCGCGTCCCGGAGCGCCGACATCGAGTAGTCGCAGTTCGCGACGACGCGTTCCTTCATTTCTGCTGCAGCGTTGTTCGTGAACGTGATCAGCAGGATATCGTCCGGTTCGGTTTCGTCCTGCTGCAGGAGGTTCGCATACCGACGCGTGATGGTGAACGTCTTGCCCGTGCCGGCACCCGCGTCCACGACGTGAATGCCGCTCGTGGCATCGATCAACTCCTGCTGTTTGTCGTTGGGTTCGAAGTCAGTCATCGGTTTGAATGAGGTCGCGGTGATCGACGCGGTCGACGTTCGGATCGCCGACGGGGAACCGGGAGCGACGATACTCGTTGATTCGCTCGACCTGTTCCTGCAGGAACCGCTCGAAGGCATCCACCTCGTCCTCGAAGTAGTTTCGACCACGCAGTCTGTGGAGTTCCTTCAGCGCCGAGTCTGTTCCATCGTCCACGTAGACGTAGTCACCCACCTCTGTCTTCGCGCGTTCGGTGAACTCGGCAGCGAAGTCGGTTTCGAGCAGCGCGTCCGTGTCCTCGACGTCCGGGAAGTCGTGGCGGTCGAAGAACGTCTCGTAGACATCGTAGCCCATTCGTTCGAGCGTCTTGCGGCGGTCGTTGCTCTCGGCGACGCCTTCTCGAAGCGTGTCGAACGCCGCCCGTCGCTTGGCGAACTCGTGGAACGGTTCGGGATGGTAGGTGACCCGAGCCAACGCGTCTTCGAGGGCAGCCTCCCCGACCACCTCCTCGTCGACCAGCTCGAGAAAGTGGAAGAACACGAATCGAATCCGCTCGTCAGGATGGACGCGCCGGTGGTGAGCGAGATAGAGGAGGGCTTGGAAATCCGGTTCGTCGCTGATCTCATCAAT carries:
- a CDS encoding DEAD/DEAH box helicase: MTKDTLVDVEFRHEDTEEFVLRATNTSSLEEHLLTVQANRLQAGQPDSELRSLSHLDEENVKLLEHQVDAAHRALFEMDGKALLADEVGLGKTIEVGMILKEMHYRGTDDAVLILTPAQLAQQWQAEMLEKFGLDFTCNYDDDFRGFDAHDHIIASIDTAKSDRHRSTVLARDWDVLVLDEAHYVKNEDTDRYALLEKLSYDYAFFLTATPIQNDVTDLYNIISLLRPGLFGTREAFHNYFVNSSQESLVNRNELQNRLREVMIRNRREETDIDFTPRNVTTHTFDPSPEERDLYEAVTDYVRTAYRESQGQKLVLMTLQKEVVSSPAALKQTVERQLEGDDVEPEHVAPLKQILERIDAIETPTKLERVQRITREARDRVDKGRVIVFTQFRATQQELLETLDDKGYTTHPFHGGHSSDEKEEIVERFEEEGGVLVSTDAMNEGRNLQFCNVMVNYDLPWNPMKVEQRIGRIHRIGQDREVYVFNTALKDTIEEYVLERLYHKIDLFQQSVGELSEILTRLEETGRNFEDEVFERLVEADSEIELENDFDAMAVDLQEQRDLADKVEDFNSGVFEGFDLGASDD
- a CDS encoding UvrD-helicase domain-containing protein, translated to MTDFEPNDKQQELIDATSGIHVVDAGAGTGKTFTITRRYANLLQQDETEPDDILLITFTNNAAAEMKERVVANCDYSMSALRDAPINTFHGHCHELLLRDGFSAPTHLGVDDRITSSTRLLENEVVEEDRFREFISQFADEHPEHHDFLRVLRENTSLLEVIRELAAKGIFPTSDGWYRNGESYLDGDFEAFEELFETANEPNEGANGPTQSDLRDDLSGFERDRCFLPDAPAESELRDNYPSIDHEWADRAFDEERDALKAFVHDIYFEYIEFALRQNYLNFSFLQMFAFVLLCEDHALRESVQFDHVMVDEFQDTSEIQFKLALLLAGTDNLCVVGDWKQSIYGFQYASVDNIRQFEERLGNYKRELNSDSERVAFPVDDVTGIKLEKNYRSTQSILNFSRHSLGLPATSNEEVDLDIEDDITPLTATTDHDNSNIEAFTSDDECEAILTRVQEIVGNREYAVEGEDGELRPPSHEDIAVLTRTRRFGRELQSHAREYNIPVAYEGGVELFGTEQAILLLAWLRLLEDRHSKRGWAVVLEEAGYTLDEVKTILENESYPSNMLSFRERLASAETVGGIARLVFDRYGFEDAYADALVAVLQGTFDSTTHNRGAIVRFMEQSLEADATHDVDDNPGGDSITVQTIHAAKGLEHPIVILANINQYSFPPSGGGADRIRYEDPVGLRQTKHYADAHGRPHIYDNWRYRILSKCLNRDYDEERRLMYVAITRAESHVLFSAGSSPSPLFENLPLEPETVEPDVEAAGTTRTEQSRLQVSVPVPDIPAGQSPHSLMDDRVFSDVDEGRGIEFGNQVHDFAEQYAEGAVVEPSNKDERHVAEFLDSLDGELRAEENAYLPVTVGEQQVTISGIIDLLHVTAERVDIVDYKTDLGRHAESEYRKQLSVYYHVVRAAFPDSRVTTALFYTADGDRIEIDPLSKDEIVDLIDRDYAEAQPDGEEEPIIR